AGCAGGTTGCCGACCACCAGCCGGCCCTCGGCCAGGCAGCGCGCGACCGCCGAGCCGGCGCCGGGCCGGATCGAGGCGCCGGGCAGGGCCAGCGGGCCGAGGCGGCGGCGCAGCTCGGGGGTGCAGGCGAGCGCGGCGCGGCGCATGCGGAAGGTTTCGAGCGGGCCGCCCTGGCCGTTGGGGCCGCGGTCGACGAACTCGTGCGGCATCACCTCGACGATCGCCACGTCGGCCATCGCCGGAACCGTGAGCTCCGCGAGCTCGATGCAGGTGATGTCCACGTCGAGCGTGGTGCCGATGCGCTCGGCGGCGGCCCCCTGCAGAGCCAGCCGGCGGCGGGCCCGGTCCAGCTCGCGCTGATGGCCGGTCGGGGAGGAGGCCACGGCCGCGACGACGCCGATGACCTGGCCGCCGGCCTCCAGGCGGCGGTATCGGATGTGCCAGCCGGTCGCCGTGCCGGTGACCGGCTCGGCCGCGTCCGCGTCCGCGTCGTCGGAGTCGGCCTCGGCCAGCACCCGGCTGATGGTGGGCAGGTCGGCGGCGAAGGGCGTGGCGGCGACCGGCCGGTTCAGCAGCCGCGCCGGCTCCAGCCCGGTGTTCTCCAGGAACGCGGAGTTGGCATAGACCCACCGCAACTCGGCGTCCAGCAGCCCCACTCCCGCCGGAGCCCCGGCGAGCACGTCGGCGAGCAGCTCCGAGCTCAGTGACGCGATGGTGCCGAGGAGGGCGTCAGTGCACCCTCCCCGAGGATCGCTTCGCGAGTACCCGTCGTCCATATCCATCTATCGGAGATGATATCGTCACTAACTGCTCAAAAGGGATGACAGAGCGCAAGAGCCGGTGTGGCCTTCCGCACAACCGCCGACACGCCGACCAGACTCGTCTGGCTGGCCTCATCGTAGGTCACGACGCGATTCGAGGCATTGGTTCGGAGCGGTTCTTACACTTCCTTATGGATTCCCCTCTAAGGAGACCCGATGAACGCCCACGCTCGGACCAAGGCAGCGATCGAAGAACACTGGCAAGCCTCTGAAAACGGGGACATCGAAGTCGAACACGCCATCTACACGGACGACGCGGTCCTCGACTACCCGCAGTCCGGCGAACGCTTCCGCGGCCGCGCGACCATCGCCGCCCAGCGCGGCGGACACCCCGCCGACCGGCATTTCAGGGTCCTGCGGATCACCGGCCGCGACGATCTGTGGGTGAGCGAGTGCGTGATCACCTACGACGGCGCGCCGAGCTACTCGGTCAGCATCATGCAGTTCGCCGAGGAGCGCGTGGTCCACGAGACGCAGTACTTCGGCGACGCCTTCGGGGCGCCGCCGTCACGGCTGGCGCTCGCCGAGCCGATGCCGGGGCGGCAGATCAACGGGGCCTGATGCGCTGTGGGCGGCCTGGCCCGCGCTCGCCGATCTGATCCGCGCGCCTTTGCCGACCGGCGCCGGCCCGTGCGGTCAGCGCGAGCGGTCGGTGCGCCCGGGGAACCGGAGCGGGCAGTCCACGCACGCTTGGCCTGGCACTGATCGTGCCGCTGGTGCCTGCCCCGGCCGATGTCGCGCCGGCCGAATCAGCACATTGCTAAGCCGTCGCCGGATCGCTGGGATGCCGCGTCAGCGCCAGCGTCTCGACCTCCAGCCACTTGTCCATCGGCAGCGACCGCAGATATCCGTCCAAGCTCTCCGCATCAGCAGCCTGCCACAGCCCGAGGTTGCGCCCCTCGCCCGGCAGCGACCACAACCGGATCAGCCGCCGCTGGGCCGCGAGCTCCGCGGTGCGCCGGGCTTCCCCGGCCGTCGCGTCCTCGACGTCCTCCGGACTCGCGTCGGCGGGCACCGCGAGCGTGAACGTCGTGAAGTACTCCGTCTCCGTCCCGTCGAGCGCCACGCGCCCCGGCCCCGGGTCGTTTCCGTGCGGCCCCAGCGGCGTCACCTCGTCGGTGCGCCAGATCCGCAGCGGCATCGTGGCGAGGGTCTTCTCCAGATCGTCAGGGTCCTGAGCCGCGAACAGGCCGAGCGTGCGCCATTCGCCGGGCGCCAGCGGCGGACGCCACAGTCGCAGTACCTTGCCATCCTCCGCGAGGACCCGCGTGTTCGCGGCCTCCCGCGCCCGAACCGCGTCCACTTCCTCCGGCGTCGTGCCTTCCGGCACCTGAGTCGTCATTGTGACTATGTATTCCATGCGTATTCTCCGAATTCACCATCACGCCGGCTGGTTCTTCGCTTCCAGCATCAACAAGTCCGCTTCCCGAAACGCTTCCGCGAGCCCCCGCCCCGCGAGCGCCGTGACCCCCATCGTCACCGACACCGGTGTGCCCGGAGCCAATCCGCTCCAGTCGTGCGCGGCGACCGCCGCGGTGAGCCGCGTGACGACTTCCTGCGATTCGGCCAGCGCCGTGCCAGGCAGCACGATCACGAACTCGTCGCCGCCGTAGCGGGCCAGGAAGTCGTCGCCGCGCAGCGTCCGGGACAGCACCGCGGCCACCTGTTGCAGCACCTCGTCCCCGATGAGGTGCCCGTGGACCGTGTTCACCTCCTTGAACCCGTCCAGGTCCGCGACCCCCAGCACCCCGCCCCCGCCGCGTCCGGTCAGCTCCCCGACGTAGCGCTCCAGATGCCGCCGGTTCGGCAGCCCGGTCAACGGATCGGTCTGGGCCTCGTCGGCGTAGCGTCCGATGTTGCGGCGCAGCTCGTCGAAGTCCAGCCGGGCCGTGATGCCGTCGACGAAGAGGTCGTAGACCTGGTCGCTGGCGCGCGCCAACAGGTACGTCACCTCCCGGTCGGCGGCGTGGGCCGCCGCGTGGTCGCCGGCGGCGATGTGGGCCAGGGCCCTGAGCCGGGGCACTTCGGCGCGGCCGAGGCGGGTCTGCGAAGTCCGGGCGTCGCCGAGCAGCTCCAGCGCCTTCTCCGAGTTCCCTTCCGCGATCTGCATCGCGGCCTCGCCGAGCCGGGCCAGCTCGACGCTCTCCGGGAACTGCGCGTTCTCCAGGCGCAGCAACAGTCTCGCGTCTCCTTCGTAGGACCCGCCGAGCGCCGCGTAGCGCGCCATCGCGTAGCCGAGATACGGGACCTCCATCGCGATCAGGTCCTCGGCCCGCAGCCGGTCGACGAGGTCGCCGAGGACCGCCTTGGCCGAGCCGGTCTCGCCGCGCTGGTCCAGGAACACCGCCTGCCGGACACGGATCTCCGGGTGCGCCGTCAGCCGCCGGTCCTCGGTGCTGCCGAAGCGCGCGATGTCCTCGGCGTGCCGCTGCGTGGCGACCGCGTGCCGGTGGAAGCCGACCAGCGAGTAGGTGACGGCCATCGAGATCCAGGGCCGGACCGCGCGCTGGTCGTTCGTCGTCGCCTCCAGCGCCTGCGCCCCGCGCACGAGGTCCGTGACGCACCGCTCCAGCGAGCCCTTGCGGTAGGCGAAGAAGGCCGCGAGCGCGTGGAACTCCCCGACGTCGGCCGGCCGGGCGCCGTGCTCCTGGATGATCGCCCAGGCCGCGTCGATGATCGGCGGGCAGTCCCGGAGCCGGTCCATGTTCAGCAGCGCCGACACCTTCGCCAGCTGCACGGCCAGCACGTCCTGCGGCGCGGACAGCCCGGCCAGCAGCCGGTCGGCCTCCGCCACCGCCTCGGCCTGCCGGTTCGCCCAGTTCAGCCGGGCCACCGCCAGCCGCGGCTCGTCCGGCTCGGACGACGGGGACTGCTCGGTCGGATCCGGCACAGTTCCATCATCGACCCGGCTCCCGACCGGCGCCACGGCATCAATCCCGACCCGACTCGCGTCGCGCTTGCCATATGGGGGAGGCTATAGACGTGAACGCCACGCGCATCATCCCGTTGCGTCGGCGTGACGCGCTGGGGGCGGCCTGACCGTCCATGGCCGATGACACGCCCGGAGCAGACGCGGACACCGCGGAGAACAGCCGGAGCGCGGGGGGACCTCAGCCCCGGCGCCATCCCGTCGTGGGCGTCGCCACCGCCCTGTTGGAAGCCGACGGCCGAATAGTCCACTGGAGTGCCGCCGCCGAGGCGATGCTCGGCTACTCCGCCGAGCAGGCCGAGGGCAGCTTCGCCCTCGATCTGCTCGGCTCCGAGCAGCGGCGCGCCGACATCCTGACGATCTACGGCCAGATCCTGCAGGGCGAGGACTGGGCCGGCGTCTTCCCGGTGCGGCGCGGCGACGGCCGCGTGGTGGACCTGGAGATCCATACCTATCTGATCGACTCCGGGACCCGGCCGCCGCTGGTGCTGGCCACGGCCGTGGACGTGGGCGCGGTCCGCGGGGTCGAGGCCGATCTGGCCGTGCTGGACAGCTTCTTCAGCCAGTCGCCGGTCGGGATGGCGGTCTACGACACCGACACCCGCTTCGTGCAGGTCAACGCGGCGCTGGCGGCGGCGCACGGGATCTCGGTCGCCGAGCACCTCGGGCGCCGGGTCCGGGACGTGCTGCCGGGGGACGAGGGCTTACGGATCGAGGCGCAGATCCGGCAGGTGCTCGGCACCGGCCGCCCGATCTCCGACGCCCGCTGGGCCGGCCGCGCCGACGGCGACGTCGAGCACGGCGAGGCCGCGCACCACCACACCTGGTCGGCCTGGTACTCCCCGCTCCAGGACCCGTCCGGGCGGGTGTTCGGCGTCAGCTCGACCGTCATCGACGTCACGGAGCGTCACGAGGCCGAGGAGGAGGCCGCGCGGGCCCGGCGCGGGCTGGCCCTGCTGGCCGAGGCCAGCGCCGCCATCGGCGCCACGCTGGACGTCCGGCAGGCGGCCGCGGAGCTGGTCAAGGCGATGGTCCCGGAGATCGCCGACGTGTGCGGGGTCCACGTGCTGGAACAGCGGTCCCGGCACGGACGCGGGCACGGCTCGGGCCACGGCGGCGGGAACGGGAACGGCACCGGGAGCGCCAACGGGAGCGGGGCCGCCGCGAGCGGGCCCGCCCCCGCCTACAGCAGCGGTTACGCCGAGGCGCAGGCCGACCCGGAGTCGTTCGTGGTGCGCCGCGTCGCCTTCGACGCGGTCAGCGGTGATTTCCCCTACGACGACGTCCCGATCGGCCAGCTGCAGCGCCTGGAGTCGGGCTCCCCGTACGCCGAGGCCCTGCGGCTGCACGAGACCGTCATCGTCGACCCGGCCGAGATGCCGTCGATCATCGCCAACCCGACCGGCCGGGTGAGCGACTTCTACGCCCGCCGGGCCCAGACGGTGCGCGTCGCGCCGCTGGTGGCGCGCGGCGCGGTGCTGGGCTTCGTGTCCTACGCGCGCCGCAAGGAACGCGAACCGTTCGACGACCAGGACATCACCCTCGGCGAAGAGCTCATCGCCCGCGCGGCCACCGCCTTCGACAACGCCCTGCTGTTCCAGCGCGAACGCGAGACCGCGCTGGCCCGGCAGGAGACGCTGCGCCAGGCGAACGCCGCGCAGGGCCGGCTGGCGCTGCTCAACGACGCCAGCGTCCGCATCGGGACGACCCTCGACCTGCAACGCACAGCCGAAGAGCTCATCGAGGTGGTGCTGCCGCGCTTCGCGGACTTCGCGACCGTCGACCTGCTCGCCTCGGTGATGCGCGGCGACGAGCCGGCCTCGCCGGTGCCCGGCGAGCCGGTGGTCCTGCAGGCCGTCGCCGTCGCCGAGTCCTTCCCCTCCGGCCTGACCTCCCTCGCCGACGCGGTCGGCAAGACCTCCACCCGCGACGCCACCAAGGGCTACGCCCGAAGCCTGCGCAGCGGACGCCCCATGGTGATCCCGATCGTCGACGAGGAATCCCTCGCCGCGATCGCCTCCTCCCCGGAGCGCGTGGCCGGCGGCCTGGCGGCCGGCATCCACTCCTACCTGATGGTGCCGCTGCTGGCCCGCGGCGTGGTGCTCGGCGGCGCGGAGTTCATCCGCATGCAGGACCGCGAACCGTTCGGCCGCGCCGACGTCGCACTGGCCGAGGAACTGGCGGCGCGCGCGGCGCTGTGCATGGACAACGCGCGGCTGTACCGCCGGGAGCGTGCCACGGCACTGACGCTGCAACGCAGCCTGCTGCCGCAGAACGTCACGCACACGATCGGCATGGAGATCGCGCACCGCTACCTGCCGAGCAGCCGGGTCAGCGAGGTCGGCGGCGACTGGTTCGACGTCGTGCCGCTGTCCAGCGGCCGGGTGGCGCTGCTGGTCGGCGACGTGATGGGACACGGCATCCGGGCCGCGGCGACGATGGGGCAGCTGCGCACCGTCGCCCGCACCCTGGCCACCCTGGACATGGAGCCCGAGCAGGTGCTGACGCGCCTGGACGCCACGGCCGCGAGCAGCGGCGACGACCAGTTCGCCACCTGCGTCTGCGCGGTCTACGACCCGGTGGAGCGCTCCGGCGTGATGGCCTCGGCCGGCCACCTCCCCCCGGTGGTGGTGGCCCCGGACGGGACCACGAGGCTGCTCGAGGTCGAGCCGGGCCCGCCGCTGGGGGTCGGCGGCGTGCCGTTCGAGAGCATGGAGTTCGTCCTGCCCGAGAACAGCGTCCTGGCGCTCTACACCGACGGCCTGGTCGAACGCCGAGGCCGCGACCTGGACGAGGGCATCAAGCTCCTGCGAGAGACGCTGGCCCCGCGCGGCCGCCCGTTGGAAGAGGCCTGCGACGCCGTCCTGGCCGCCCTCGTCCCCGGCGGCGCCGAGGACGACGTGGCGCTGATCATGGCCCGCACGGTCTCCCTGGCCGACGAGCGCGTCGCCACATTGGCGCTGTCCGGCGACCGCCGCATGGCCGGCCAAGCCCGCGTCTTCACCCGCGAACGCCTGCGCGCCTGGAACCTGGCCTCACTCACGGACCTGGCCGAACTCCTGGTCAGCGAACTGGTGACGAACGCCCTGACGCACACCGACCGCCCGAGGCAGCTCCGCCTGTTCTGCGACCGCATGCTGACCATCGAGGTCGCCGACTCGGACCCGAGAGCCCCGGCCCTCCGGAAGTTCACGGACTACGAGGAGAGCGGCCGCGGCATCCGACTGGTCGACGAACTGTCGCACCGGTGGGGGAGCCGGACGACGCGGCACGGGAAGGTTGTGTGGTTCGAGCTGGAGCTGCCGGCCGGGTGGAACGGGGCGAATGGCGGCAACGGTGGTAGCGGTGGCAACGGTGCTAACGGTGGACAGCCCGACGAGTGACGGCAGGTAGCGGCGCACCGACTGCGCCGCGAGTGCCCGGAGTTGCCCGGAAAACTGGCGGCGACTTATCCGCCTGAACAGACTTCCGAGCAGACGCACTCCACCGACGAGGGGAAACAGATGAAGATCCGTAGAGTTGCGATGGCTGCTGCCGCGGCCGTCGCTCTCGCGTGCAGCGCCACTGGTACCGCCCAGGCGAGCACCCCCATCTACCAGTGGCACTTCTGGTCCAGCGGCATCTGCTTGGACAGCAACTCCAACGGCGACGTCTATGGCAACTCCTGCAACGGCGGGAGCTACCAGCGCTGGTCGCAGTCCAACGACTGGGGCGCCTACCTCTTCAAGGACGTGGAGACGGGCAGGTACCTGGGTGAGGGCCTGTATGGCCATCTCTACGCTTCGACGGACCACTCCGAAGGCGATGAGCACTGGTACTTGGTCGGCGACGGCATAGGCCACTACGCGTTCAAGAACTATGCCACAGGAGACTGCATAGACAACGAAGGCACAACCGCGCCGACGGACGCGACGCCCTGCGGCGGCCCGGGGGACCACTTCCAAGAGCTCTGGCACACGTCGTGAGCGTGTGAACGGCGCCGGAGTCGGCGTGCCGGCCGCGGCCTGACAGGCCGGACCCGCGCCGTTCACGGCTCGATCGGCTTGGCGGGGTCCGTCCGGCTCCGCCAGGCCCACGCGTGCCGCAGCAAGGCTCACCTGCCAACCTTTGCGCGATCCAATCGTGTTCTTTCCGCAATTTCTCAGAGTCTTGCGTCGGCGACACGCCTGACACACGATGGAGCCGAGCGCGGGGAGGGCGAGTCTGGCACCGGTGTGTGGCAGGCGTTTCAAAGGGGCTGGGCTATGGCTCTACCGGTACCGCAGACGA
This sequence is a window from Catenulispora sp. EB89. Protein-coding genes within it:
- a CDS encoding muconolactone Delta-isomerase family protein, translated to MEYIVTMTTQVPEGTTPEEVDAVRAREAANTRVLAEDGKVLRLWRPPLAPGEWRTLGLFAAQDPDDLEKTLATMPLRIWRTDEVTPLGPHGNDPGPGRVALDGTETEYFTTFTLAVPADASPEDVEDATAGEARRTAELAAQRRLIRLWSLPGEGRNLGLWQAADAESLDGYLRSLPMDKWLEVETLALTRHPSDPATA
- a CDS encoding nuclear transport factor 2 family protein, which gives rise to MNAHARTKAAIEEHWQASENGDIEVEHAIYTDDAVLDYPQSGERFRGRATIAAQRGGHPADRHFRVLRITGRDDLWVSECVITYDGAPSYSVSIMQFAEERVVHETQYFGDAFGAPPSRLALAEPMPGRQINGA
- a CDS encoding GGDEF domain-containing protein, which produces MPDPTEQSPSSEPDEPRLAVARLNWANRQAEAVAEADRLLAGLSAPQDVLAVQLAKVSALLNMDRLRDCPPIIDAAWAIIQEHGARPADVGEFHALAAFFAYRKGSLERCVTDLVRGAQALEATTNDQRAVRPWISMAVTYSLVGFHRHAVATQRHAEDIARFGSTEDRRLTAHPEIRVRQAVFLDQRGETGSAKAVLGDLVDRLRAEDLIAMEVPYLGYAMARYAALGGSYEGDARLLLRLENAQFPESVELARLGEAAMQIAEGNSEKALELLGDARTSQTRLGRAEVPRLRALAHIAAGDHAAAHAADREVTYLLARASDQVYDLFVDGITARLDFDELRRNIGRYADEAQTDPLTGLPNRRHLERYVGELTGRGGGGVLGVADLDGFKEVNTVHGHLIGDEVLQQVAAVLSRTLRGDDFLARYGGDEFVIVLPGTALAESQEVVTRLTAAVAAHDWSGLAPGTPVSVTMGVTALAGRGLAEAFREADLLMLEAKNQPA
- a CDS encoding SpoIIE family protein phosphatase, which translates into the protein MGVATALLEADGRIVHWSAAAEAMLGYSAEQAEGSFALDLLGSEQRRADILTIYGQILQGEDWAGVFPVRRGDGRVVDLEIHTYLIDSGTRPPLVLATAVDVGAVRGVEADLAVLDSFFSQSPVGMAVYDTDTRFVQVNAALAAAHGISVAEHLGRRVRDVLPGDEGLRIEAQIRQVLGTGRPISDARWAGRADGDVEHGEAAHHHTWSAWYSPLQDPSGRVFGVSSTVIDVTERHEAEEEAARARRGLALLAEASAAIGATLDVRQAAAELVKAMVPEIADVCGVHVLEQRSRHGRGHGSGHGGGNGNGTGSANGSGAAASGPAPAYSSGYAEAQADPESFVVRRVAFDAVSGDFPYDDVPIGQLQRLESGSPYAEALRLHETVIVDPAEMPSIIANPTGRVSDFYARRAQTVRVAPLVARGAVLGFVSYARRKEREPFDDQDITLGEELIARAATAFDNALLFQRERETALARQETLRQANAAQGRLALLNDASVRIGTTLDLQRTAEELIEVVLPRFADFATVDLLASVMRGDEPASPVPGEPVVLQAVAVAESFPSGLTSLADAVGKTSTRDATKGYARSLRSGRPMVIPIVDEESLAAIASSPERVAGGLAAGIHSYLMVPLLARGVVLGGAEFIRMQDREPFGRADVALAEELAARAALCMDNARLYRRERATALTLQRSLLPQNVTHTIGMEIAHRYLPSSRVSEVGGDWFDVVPLSSGRVALLVGDVMGHGIRAAATMGQLRTVARTLATLDMEPEQVLTRLDATAASSGDDQFATCVCAVYDPVERSGVMASAGHLPPVVVAPDGTTRLLEVEPGPPLGVGGVPFESMEFVLPENSVLALYTDGLVERRGRDLDEGIKLLRETLAPRGRPLEEACDAVLAALVPGGAEDDVALIMARTVSLADERVATLALSGDRRMAGQARVFTRERLRAWNLASLTDLAELLVSELVTNALTHTDRPRQLRLFCDRMLTIEVADSDPRAPALRKFTDYEESGRGIRLVDELSHRWGSRTTRHGKVVWFELELPAGWNGANGGNGGSGGNGANGGQPDE